In Colletotrichum higginsianum IMI 349063 chromosome 1, whole genome shotgun sequence, the DNA window GAATGAGGGAGAGATAGAACAAGAGAATAAGGGAGAGACGGAATAAGAGAATAAAAAAGAGACGGAACAAGAGTGTGAAGATGAGTGAATAGGGAGGAGAACAGGATAAAAGACAGGACAAGAGACACAACTATTCTAAAGTTTGCCTATGCATTCTAGATACTAAGTTGTCGTCTAGTGTACCAATCTAGCCTAAATGGTCTAGGATGATTTCACTATGTAGGAATATAGAAATTCTGAAAAGAAAACTTATAGGTAAGCACAGCCATTTTCACATAGGTAGATCACTTACTGCAATGGGGTTAAAGTAGTCTGGATCATTACTAAAACCTGTGCAATCCCAGACAAAACCTTTTCTGTTGAAGCTACAGTTTGAAAGAGTCAAGGGTAAAAGTAAGTGCTGATGCATTTGGCGAGTCCAAGGCCTGCCTGTAATGTTCTTATAATTTACCAAACATCTTCAGTCGCAACAATGATGGGCTTCATAGGCGGGGGCACTGCGGAGAGAGTCCAAAACGCACTCAAGAAACCACCCTTACGTCTTCCAAACAATTTTATGGATTATTGTAACTTGTTCTATTCTACTCCTTCTCCGCCCCCACCACGTGCTCATTCCCAGGCCATCCCTTATTGGACACCATTGAACGCAATGAGGTTGGGCGTGCCGGCACGCAGAGTGGTGACGGCGCCCTTGGTACCGAGAGCCAAGATGCGCGCCTTCAAAGCCGCAGTGGTGTCGAAGCtgccctcgagggcgatcAGGTACacggccaggccggcgacgtgggGAGCGGCCATGGAGGTACCGGTGTCGGCGAAGGTGGCGGTGTTGGAGCCGATGTAGGTCGAGAGGACGTTGCTGCCGGgggcgaggatgtcgacggcgtcgccgtaGTTGGAGTAGATGGGCTCGGCCCAGGAGGAGTCGATGGAGCCGACGGTCAGGGCCTCGGGGGCGCTGCCGGGAGAGCTCGAGGATGCGGGCTGGTTCAGGTTGCCGGAGGCGACGATGCTGAGGATGCCGCTCTCGAAGGCAGCGGCAACGAGGCCGTTGAGAGCGGTCGAGGTGGGACCGCCTTTACAAACGAGAGAGTTAGTCTTGAACTCAATATAGAAGAGACTATGAGATGGAGACATCTGCAGCTCCGGACGAGAGGGATTCTCATCCCAGTTGGAACTCACCAATAGACAAGTTAATAACTGCGTTCTTGGTACGACCCTTGCTGACGATGTCGTTAATAGCCCACTGGTAGGCATCGAGAATGATGGAGGTGGAAGAGAGCTGGCCGATGAAGGCCTTGACGTCGATCAGGTTGGTCTTCTTGGCGACGCCGTAGGTCTTGCTGCCAatggtgccggcgacgtgGGTGCCGTGGCCAAAGGTGTCGGAGAAgacaccgccggcggcgttgtaGCCCTGGGAGGCGCGGCCCTCAAAGTCGACGTGGGCGGTGTTCACGCCGCTGTCGACGACGTAGGCGTAGGTCCCCGCGCCGGCGGAGTCGTCGTAGCGGTAGGTGGTCGAGCCGCTCGTCCTGCTCGAGATGGAACCGAGACCCCAGGTGGCGCCCGACTGGGtggtgacggcctcgagggtgTAGATCTGCTCgggctcgacctcgacgacctgcggGTTTCTGTTAGACAAGAGCGCGGAACCATTGACACCGTGACACGATGATGTTTAGGGTGGGAttagagaaagagagaaacagAGGATTCTGCGGGGGGGACAGGATAGAGACGCGGCAACATACGTCCGGGTTGTTCctcagctcctcgacggtggCATCGTCAAAGTGGCCGGAGTAGCCGCTGAACTTGCCGACGTTGAACTTCTTCTCGACGCCGGTGGTGTCCCGGCGGTCCAGGCTGCGCTTgtggacggcgtcgacccagCTCAGGTGGGAGTCCAGGTCGCGTGCCGAGATGCCCGACTTGAGGGTGACGATGAACttgccggcgacgtcggggGTGGGATCGTCACGGGGGGCcggagcgggagcggcggctccgaaggggacgagggcggcaacgAGGGCCGTGAAGTTCCGGAAGTTGACCATTTTGTCTTTGGCGAGGTTTACCTCGGTATGGAAACGGTACAGAGACTAGGACTGGATGGAGTAGAAGACCCGGGCTGCCGctggtgaagaagaaggaggaggaggagacacGTCCCGCACGGCAGAGGCTGCCTCATATTTGTATCCTTGATAGCCCGGCCGGTTGTCCAGGATCACGGTGCCACTCCACGGCGGAGAGCCTCTGATGGCGTGTCATGGCGGCAGGTTGGCATTCGACGACGTGACGTCTCCATCTTGACCCAACCGAAGATCCGAAAGAGGGAAGTCGAAGAAAGCGAGCACGAGTCGAAATTGGCACGGCGGACGCCAAGAGTGAAATAGCATAAACGCTGAAAAGCGATCCCGGAATCCCATCGCGGGAGAGCAAGGACCCGCCCGCTCAACTCGTATTGCCGGCAACCAACAGTTCGACTTAGTCAACCACCCAGTCgttttttcctcttttttGAACGCTTATCACTCCTCCGTGCCTCCATGACGATCGTCCAGGGGCCTGTTCGTCCTGTCGATGTCGGGGTTCAGGGGGGTCCGTTGACGAGAATGGGGCCCCGAACAGAAGGCTTTTTGAGCTAAGCAAGGATTGCCGGACGCGCCATGTCACCCCGTTGCAAAAGGAACTGCCTGTTCTGGTCCCTGCGTCCGCGTTCGCGTTCGGCGTCCGCAGTCGCCGCTCCCGCACCTGACTTGGACGcaaaagaagggggaaacAAGGTGAAGTGCCGGTTCAGCTCAAGGGGGAACCGGCAATGCAGTAGCTCTTGGCGTGATGAGTGTGAAAGAGCCAAATAGTCAAGAGTCGAGAGTTGTGAGATCCGTGCCTGAGAGGGGGGGCGATGTCGGTGGAGATGGTGGGCAGCGGGCTTGACGCAACCCCCCTCTGTCTCCTTCCGTAATAAGCTTAATGTTAGTGCTAAACTCTGTTGCTAGCAAAGCGCAAAGTTGCCCAGAACGGCAGGAGGTTTGCTTTCTAGATTCAGGTGATCATTGATCAACTAACAAGCGGGTTTGAGTTGCGGTTTCGGAGTTGCGTACGGATAactctcccccccctttttttttaaaaGGATTCCAGGGGGGCTCTTTTCACCCCGATTTCGCTCCTGGCAGTTTCACGCAATTCTCGGCGCGGATTGCTGATCCTCGGCCGCATTGTTGTGCCAGTTTAGGCCTCTGTCACAAAAACGATGCCGTAGATTGCAAGGCAGCAATTAAAGCCTTGTATTTCTATACCCTGCAACAAGCCTTCAGACACCAATCCACGCAGACGATTGGGGCTCTCTAGAGTCTATTCAACCCCCGCACAGTCGGACATCAAATCCTGAAGGGCGGAGCCGAACAAAGCCAAACACTTGGCAGCAATCCAACGACCACGACAGGTCCAATGGGGAACCATGGGGTTGCCGCCTTGCGACTCCTCCCATTCCAAGCAGACAATGCACATCGACTGATGCGCCTGATCACCTGCATATCCTCGAGATGGCAGGCTCGATTGTGCTCTCTGGACACTCTGTCATGCAGGTCATCTGACGGCAGAGCAATGCGACCTGGGCTTAGATGGAATTGTTAGTACAACTatggaggccgaggacgagtaTCCCGGCGCATTGAGACTTCTCTCAACGACACACATTTCGGATTCAGAGACAAGTGAACATCAGCAGGTCTGTATGAACGACCTAAGCGTTCTGCCACTTGGATATCGCAACGAAATCGACCAACTCATCGTGGTACAGCTCTGGAAAGATATCCTCTGCGTACTCTTTCCATTCCTTGTCAGCAGCGCGTTGGAAGAACTTGACATACTCCCAGTATTCTGGGTACCACCCACTATCCTCCCAATCAACCAGACCTTTGATTTTGCCCTCTTGCACCAGGATATTTCTGGGTGCGAGATCGCAATGAGAGAGAACAACGCGATGATTGGTCCGCAGCCGCCGGGAAAATGCCTCGCGCAAGAGCGGAGGTACACTTTCGTAGAGGCCGGATAACAAGAAGTCGTTGAATGCTGCTTCGTCACGGCAGGGCGGAGAATGGTATGTGTTGTACAGTCTCGTGTCTCGGATTTCTGTACCGTCACAGGCGCCGATGAgattggggggaggggccacAGATCGCATTGTTACGACGATTTCTCGAAGCTGCCGCGCCAtgtcttttcttttctcagCCGACATGTCGGGCCATAGCTTGTCGAGGGATTGTCCTTGGATGTAGTCCATACGTATGCGGCCTTGGCCATCGGAGGTCGCTTGCACGTCGTGAACGCTTGGGGCCGGGATTCCAGCACGAACAGCTACTCTGAGTGCCTCGGCTTCCCCCAAGGCTATGCGCAGTCCGGATTTGACGACAGTGTTGTCAGGATGAAGGACGACTTTGCGCCTGAACATTTTGTGTAAAATCACAGCACCTACCAGGCTTCCGTTTAGTTGAACAAAAGAGCCCATCTGGGGGGCATCGCCGCGCACGAACTCACCTGGCTCAATCTCATCTTCAGATTCGGACTCATCAGACGACCTCGCGTGCTCCTTCGCTTTCCTCATGGCTCTGAGTTTGGCGTTGTAAAGGGACTCCCCCGGTCGCTTCCCACGTGAGCGCGATACAGCATACGCTGCCgaggctggtggtggcgAGTCTTCCATTTTCGTAGACAAATGAAGctgtgtatgtgtgtgtgagtggtAGTGAGCTTGGAGTCCACAGACAGGCAGaacgccccctccccccttgaGAGGCGCTTGTACGGATAATCGCATATTTGTAGAGTTGCCACAAAACCATCCTGCCCCATGACTATGTTGCATGGTTATATAATCCAAGCAAAGGTCGAATGTCTTGGAGTCCATAGGAATTAGTGCCGCAGGCTTCAACCATAAACTCATACATACCATGCGAGGCTCGGTATCTTACGCAGGCCTAGTGCAAGTATTAGTGACCCTTTCTCCCACAAGTACCCCATCGACTGCTTTTCCTTCTCGATTTGCTGCCTGTTGTCTTTCTTTTTTGTCAACCTACCTTCCACAGAAACCGCACTCTATCGAATGCCCGATATGTAACTATCAGCCAAGGTCCCACAAAGAGAGGTCGACAGAGCCTGTCCTGTCAATGGCGGGAATTGTGGAAGAAAAGCCATTCTGGGCAGCGGGTGCCTGATGGAAAGCCTTTGGTGATCATGGAAGGCAAAGGGAAACTTGTGGGCTGGGGAACGACCGGCGTCGTCCAGCTCACCTCAACCGGCGTCGTGATCAAGACACCCTGGAAAGGAGAAGATCTAGCACAATGCCGGAAGGACATGTTGACTGAAGCGCGGGTGTATcaacgcctcggccgccaccCTCGCCTAGTCGGTTTGCTGGACTGGGGCCCCGAGCACTACACCTTGACGCTGGAGTATATGCCGAACGGTTCTCTCCGGGACTATCTGAAGGCCGACCCCAATGGCATCTCAGCTGTCCAGCGACTCATTTGGGCGAAGGAGACAGCGGAAGGCGTGCAGCTGCTTCATTCAGCCAACGTCATATACTGCAACGTGGGACCGAGAaacttcctcgtcggcggggaTTTGGGCTTGCGGATCGCCGACTTCAGCGGCTCCTCTTTTGATGGCTCACGGGCGTCGGCTTGCCCGGGGATTCGGTTCACTCGACCAGGCTTCTGACTGGAGGACGGCTCCCAGGGTCGAAGACGACATTTTCAGCCTGGGTTCAACCATCTACACGCTTATCATAGGTCAAGACCCTTTTCGGGAACTTGATagcgacgaggtcgagactCGCTATGCAGCCCGCACGTTCCCGGATGTGACGGACCAGTCCTGTGGCGATATAATTCAGGGATGCTGGGCGGGTGGCATTTCCTCGGCTCAAGAGGTGGTTGACATTCTGGCTGCAAAGTTGTTGACGGCGAAGGAAAAAGAACAGTCTGCCAGGTGTGTAGAGACAGGCTCGGGCAGCTCTTGAATACCTGTTCATGTGCTACCCTGTACATCGTCGCCTTCCATCCCGGTAATCTTGGCTCTGTCTCGGCGTGCACACCCGCTGTGCTTCTCAACGCTGCGAGTAACCCTCGTCCCTGTGACTAGGACGCTGATCACGGCTAGTTGTCCGACCTGCGTAGGAGGCGTTTGCGTCATCGCAAGTGACGCCTGATTGTTCGGCGTTGTCGCACCTAACAAGCACAGGCTCACTACTCCGGGTGCACGACGACGGGCAACCTCGGTATTTTACCCGGTTGATGATGTAGGTACACATGCTGCTGTACGAGGGCAACAAGCGAGAGCAACAAGTTGCATGATAAGTCACAGGACAACCTTACCAGATCGGACACAGAAAGcaccgtcctgctgctgcataCCGTGCTCCTCTTCAAGAATCTGTTCCGCAAGTATCCTCCATTCCGGTTCCCGCACGCAGCCCCGGTTGATACACCGAGATCGCGTAGGTCCCTCTAGAGGTTGCACAGGTACGCGGCATGAACAAAACCATGGcggaaagaaaaagaagaagaaagcaCACCATAATTGCGGGCGGCGCATAGGGACAGAGCGTCTTGCGCATGCATGTTAGGCATAAACACTCCAATAAATGCTATGCGGTAATGGAAAATaaaccctaaccctaaccctagAGACGTCCCAAGGGAAACTCCCCAAGCAATCATGCCCTCCACGCCATCTTTCTGACATACAGACAATGCAGTAAGTGACTTGCTACTCGGCGATTCGATGTAGATCTTCAGAGTCAGAGTCTCCTTCGATAATCAGCGAATTGGCAGGCCGCAGTGGACTTCCAAAGCAAGACGTCGTAACGTCGGGGCATCTCGTCTCCCGTAGCCCAGTACTAAACAACATGGCTTCTAATGACGAGGCGTTGGATCGATGTTCTCCCAGAGCCGTTGCCCTCTCACAAGGGCTATTTACCCCTCCTCTCCAAGTCCTCCCTCGCCTCACTCCACGCCACCTCGTTGATCCTGTACGCCCAGCcgaccttcttctcgccgttgCTCACCCGCTGCTTGCTTTTGAGCCGACCCAGCCCGACCGCCTCGACGCGCACGATGCGGCAGCCGATCTCCAAAGCTAGCTCAACCTGGCCGCATAGGACCTCCCGCCAGGCGTCTTTCGGTTCCATTGGCAGCTCAGAAGCAAAGCAGGACTGGGTGCATCATTAGAAACGCTGTCCCTTCGAAAGGGGGCTTTGTGTGTTTGCATGAGACTTTTGTTAACAACGATCACTTTTCGCCGTCTAAGACCACTACGGGAGGAGGCAACAGTGTCCCGAAAGCCACTGTTTAGGTTCCATCGTAGAGGTCTTACAGCATTCATCTCGGCCTAGGTTGGCCTGTAGGACGAATTGTCAACATCCGTGACGAAAACCTGAAGCTTTGGTCATTGGGGCAGCGGGGCTTGAAGTGAGTGTGCAAGTTGTTTCGCGCTGGACGTGGATAGTGTCCGGCTTGTCAACGACCGGGAAAGTAAGGGTTGAATGAACCCTTGAGAAGCTTCAGCGGTCAAAGCATCTCGTTGGCAGTAACAGTACCTGTAGATGTCTTCTCTGGAGGTGCACCGTCGAGCTCGGAAAATGTTGATGGATGTCGATCTCCAGGCGCCAGCAAAGTTTGCCCCCGGCGGGGTTTCTCTTGGTTTTGGGTTTGGTTTTCTCTTTTGCACACAACCCAAGCCAGACTCGAGCTGGGGACTTGTTTCTGGTCCATGTCAGCCGACCACAGTGATCCATGTGCAgagtcatcggcgacgcCTGCAGGCAGAAAGTATGCGGACACATTGTTTTGCGCTCTAGACGAGCATAGTCCGTACATGTAGATGTCGGTTTCCCCACAGGAGCAAACCGGCATGCATCGACGGTGCCTTCATGAAATGCCAGAATGATTACCTCGTCGTGGCGGTAACGAAGCAAGCCCTGCGACGACAAAGACTTGTGTTTGTCAGGCTAGGGTAGTCTCGAGATGAAAATGCAGATGCAAATGCAAGTGAATTCGGAAGCACAGGCCGCCCACCAGTAATCGCCAGCAGAAcggctgactgactgactgacttgTATAATCCTCAACGAGTACGTTGTACGCGAAGGTTCCACGTGCCGtaccggcggcggcgatatGCAGGAACGACAGGATATATGGGCCAAAAGGCCAACGCAAGGGGCCGCCACGGCCCCCGGCCCACGGAGCAAGAGTCCCGGACAGACGCCAGAGTCGGGCCGCCGAGGCAAGACATCTCAGGGGCAGGGAGGGTGGCAGGGACGCAAGCGAGAGGAGAGTCGAACGTGCGATGCTTTCTTCACACGGCAGAACCAGAAAATGAAAGACCGTCGACAGACTAACTGTCTGAACATGcgcagcagcggcgaggaTTTGTTTTGTATGGGTCAAACGCTGGCCAGAATGCTTGTTTCACAGTCGTGCGATGACGAAAGCCCCCCCTGGAAGAGGTTTGAGTGCGCTGAATGCTCACTGGCTCAGGGGATAAGTGAGAGTTGTGGGTCCCGTCGTGTGGCCTGGAACCTTTTGAGGTGAATCAAGGGCTATGCATGGTTTCTGTATGCGCGTGTGTCCTGTAAACCGCACGATCTCCACCGCAACATGGCAGCTCCCGCCCTCCAATCTATTAATTCTCCTAACTCGCACCTTATCCTCAAAAGCTTTGCCTCAAACGCATGGGTAGCCgaaggaggcggcgttgGGGTAGCGGGTGCGACGACGAGTGCCCTCCCTGTCGATGGGGTGTTCTCATGGCcatgaccccccccccccccccccccctcatgTCTTGAACTCTCACGCAGACAACCAAACCCAACGGACCACGGTCGAGGGGTTCTGTTCCAAGAATGAGTGAGGAGAAGGACGGAACACGGCGTCACCGGCTCCAGAGGTCGCAGTCGAGGGCCACCGCCGGCTCTAAATACGCGCCCAACCCACTCCGACACTAGACGCAGAGACGGAGTTGGcagggttttttttttatttttttaaaAAAGCCCCCGGTCACTGTTCTCCCCCCAAACGTTACGAAATCGTCTCAGGACGGCTGCTGCCCGTCCGAACTTCTTTAGGGGAAGAgcaagagaagaaagagaaagaaagtGTCGTCGGAGGTTCGCCGCACACAAACCTGCAAGACAAGGCGaacggaagggggggaggagatgggATTCAGGCTGTGCTCACCTCAGGATATATACAGGAAGTCCGCTATAAGTGCCTGTAAGGCCCGCCGTCATCAGAAGGCCTGAAACGCCGTCGCAGCCCCGTCTTCGTCTGGACTTCCAGGCGACATGCGCCCACCCGCGATGCCACCCCAGCAATGCCGACACGACACGACGGGATGGACGGACGTTGACGCCCTGTCGTCCTAATATACCACTTCTTATTTCTTTTTGACCAATCTGGGCAGCTGCCACTCTCCGAACAGAGACGggatcccccccccccccccacggAGAAGATTCGGCCTTGGAA includes these proteins:
- a CDS encoding Alkaline proteinase — protein: MVNFRNFTALVAALVPFGAAAPAPAPRDDPTPDVAGKFIVTLKSGISARDLDSHLSWVDAVHKRSLDRRDTTGVEKKFNVGKFSGYSGHFDDATVEELRNNPDVVEVEPEQIYTLEAVTTQSGATWGLGSISSRTSGSTTYRYDDSAGAGTYAYVVDSGVNTAHVDFEGRASQGYNAAGGVFSDTFGHGTHVAGTIGSKTYGVAKKTNLIDVKAFIGQLSSTSIILDAYQWAINDIVSKGRTKNAVINLSIGGPTSTALNGLVAAAFESGILSIVASGNLNQPASSSSPGSAPEALTVGSIDSSWAEPIYSNYGDAVDILAPGSNVLSTYIGSNTATFADTGTSMAAPHVAGLAVYLIALEGSFDTTAALKARILALGTKGAVTTLRAGTPNLIAFNGVQ
- a CDS encoding Serine threonine protein kinase; protein product: MEGKGKLVGWGTTGVVQLTSTGVVIKTPWKGEDLAQCRKDMLTEARVYQRLGRHPRLVGLLDWGPEHYTLTLEYMPNGSLRDYLKADPNGISAVQRLIWAKETAEGVQLLHSANVIYCNVGPRNFLVGGDLGLRIADFSGSSFDGSRAVEDDIFSLGSTIYTLIIGQDPFRELDSDEVETRYAARTFPDVTDQSCGDIIQGCWAGGISSAQEVVDILAAKLLTAKEKEQSARCVETGSGSS
- a CDS encoding Acetyltransferase, which produces MEPKDAWREVLCGQVELALEIGCRIVRVEAVGLGRLKSKQRVSNGEKKVGWAYRINEVAWSEAREDLERRGK
- a CDS encoding Phosphotransferase, whose product is MEDSPPPASAAYAVSRSRGKRPGESLYNAKLRAMRKAKEHARSSDESESEDEIEPGEFVRGDAPQMGSFVQLNGSLVGAVILHKMFRRKVVLHPDNTVVKSGLRIALGEAEALRVAVRAGIPAPSVHDVQATSDGQGRIRMDYIQGQSLDKLWPDMSAEKRKDMARQLREIVVTMRSVAPPPNLIGACDGTEIRDTRLYNTYHSPPCRDEAAFNDFLLSGLYESVPPLLREAFSRRLRTNHRVVLSHCDLAPRNILVQEGKIKGLVDWEDSGWYPEYWEYVKFFQRAADKEWKEYAEDIFPELYHDELVDFVAISKWQNA